One part of the Archangium lipolyticum genome encodes these proteins:
- a CDS encoding histone deacetylase family protein — MTQTLLLTDPLFLKHDPGEEHPERPARLARILDVLERDPIWGIERRTPRPATEEELASVHTPRLREYLEGLRGRHEVVDPDTVTSPDSYDAAVLAAGAAVQAVEEVMAGRARNAFALVRPPGHHAEPDKAMGFCLFNNVAIAAEAARRQGAERVLILDWDVHHGNGTQAAFWRRRDVLYMSVHQYPYYPHTGAPHEVGAGPGEGYTLNCGLPEGGKDADYGALYQDLFLPVAQAYKPDMVLVSAGFDAHHRDPLGGMELTERGFAAMCSDMMDLARSACGGKLVLLLEGGYSLEGLSRSVHACVEVMAEETKDSYPGGVSRGAAAALRSSREALRPYWSVLRG, encoded by the coding sequence ATGACCCAGACGCTGCTGCTGACCGACCCGCTCTTCCTCAAGCACGACCCGGGCGAGGAGCATCCCGAGCGGCCAGCGCGGTTGGCGCGCATCCTGGACGTGTTGGAGCGCGACCCCATCTGGGGAATCGAGCGCCGGACCCCTCGGCCGGCCACCGAGGAGGAGCTCGCCTCCGTCCACACACCGCGGCTGCGCGAGTACCTCGAGGGGCTGCGCGGTCGGCACGAGGTCGTCGATCCGGACACGGTGACGTCGCCGGACAGCTACGACGCGGCGGTGCTGGCGGCGGGGGCGGCAGTGCAGGCTGTGGAGGAGGTGATGGCGGGGCGGGCGCGCAATGCCTTCGCGCTGGTGAGGCCCCCGGGGCACCACGCCGAGCCGGACAAGGCCATGGGCTTCTGCCTCTTCAACAACGTGGCCATCGCCGCGGAGGCCGCGCGCCGCCAGGGCGCCGAGCGGGTGCTCATCCTGGACTGGGACGTGCACCACGGGAACGGCACGCAGGCGGCCTTCTGGAGGCGGCGGGACGTGCTCTACATGTCGGTGCACCAGTACCCCTACTACCCGCACACGGGCGCGCCGCACGAGGTGGGCGCGGGCCCGGGCGAGGGCTACACTCTCAACTGCGGGCTGCCGGAAGGTGGGAAGGACGCGGACTACGGGGCGCTCTACCAGGATCTCTTCCTGCCGGTGGCCCAGGCCTACAAGCCGGACATGGTGCTGGTGTCCGCGGGCTTCGACGCGCACCACAGGGACCCGCTTGGCGGCATGGAGCTCACCGAGCGCGGCTTCGCGGCCATGTGCTCGGACATGATGGACCTGGCGCGGAGCGCGTGCGGCGGGAAGCTGGTGCTGCTGCTGGAGGGGGGCTACTCACTCGAGGGCCTTTCCCGCTCGGTACACGCCTGCGTGGAGGTGATGGCGGAAGAGACGAAGGACAGCTACCCGGGAGGAGTCTCGCGGGGGGCGGCGGCGGCACTCCGGAGCAGCCGCGAGGCGCTCCGGCCCTACTGGTCCGTGCTGCGCGGGTGA
- a CDS encoding methyl-accepting chemotaxis protein, producing the protein MALVRRLKKPGLRVTLFVTFTLALAFILGALHLSISWMVSDYLETRLLDHGRSKARELARGPLQQDTDPRSQRAMNAIGWLPESDADFTYAAIISGTGEIFLDGGHRPEQLESVLGRLVQPGAPSSFELPNGDVLVSEVVPSQGDTLQRRVVVVVDFSPLRAILGELTLLLIGAFIIGLGLVVGLIYVVTHRLILKPLERMMAVARKMAEGDLSGRVVAMDNSTGGELAQLAEALDGIGQSLRKTLGQVRGVSEVVSNVIEQLSRAGTTVSSGASTIQGRVEETSSSMEQMLASLRGIAENVEVLYQSAEESSSSIMEMAATNDEVAENVQAMAASVEETTSAIEEMTFSIKEVAKNIDELRDSTEETSTSISQMDSSIGQVEANANETARLSEQVSEDAQTGVEALRKTMHGLDRIKESTRGAAGVIDSLGRRISEIGNILNVIDDVAEQTNLLALNAAIIAAQSGEHGKGFAVVADEIKDLAERTGASTKEIADLISRVQDESRNAVQVMNQGVRNVEEGVNLGREAESTLRKINDSAQKSTQMVKAIARATVEQSKGSKQVTQAIHRISETVLMISKASNEQAKGGEQIMNSAERMKAITAHVQRSSQEQAHGSKQITRSIENINEMVTHLNRAQKEQTKGSEQVLKAVEAIKGVSDHQTRSVKALEEAIDSLQRQSEVLRAEIRRFKV; encoded by the coding sequence ATGGCCTTGGTCCGACGCCTCAAGAAACCCGGTCTCCGGGTCACCCTCTTCGTCACCTTCACGCTGGCTCTGGCCTTCATTCTCGGGGCCCTCCACCTGTCCATCTCCTGGATGGTCTCCGACTATCTCGAGACGAGACTGTTGGATCATGGCCGCAGCAAGGCCCGGGAGCTCGCGCGTGGCCCCCTCCAACAGGACACGGACCCACGCTCCCAACGGGCCATGAACGCCATTGGCTGGTTGCCGGAGTCGGATGCCGACTTCACGTACGCCGCCATCATCTCCGGCACTGGGGAGATCTTCCTCGATGGAGGCCATCGGCCCGAGCAGCTCGAGTCCGTGCTCGGCCGGCTCGTCCAGCCGGGAGCGCCCTCGTCCTTCGAGCTGCCCAATGGGGACGTGCTCGTGTCCGAGGTGGTTCCCTCCCAGGGCGACACGTTGCAGCGCCGGGTCGTCGTGGTGGTGGACTTCTCTCCCCTGCGGGCCATCCTGGGCGAGCTCACCCTCCTGTTGATTGGTGCCTTCATCATCGGCCTGGGGCTGGTGGTGGGGCTCATCTACGTCGTCACCCACCGGCTCATCCTCAAGCCGCTGGAGCGGATGATGGCGGTGGCGCGCAAGATGGCCGAGGGAGACCTGTCCGGCCGCGTGGTGGCGATGGACAACAGCACCGGAGGCGAGCTGGCACAGCTGGCCGAGGCGCTCGACGGCATCGGCCAGTCGCTGCGCAAGACGCTCGGCCAGGTGCGCGGCGTGTCCGAGGTGGTCTCCAACGTCATCGAGCAGCTCTCGCGCGCGGGCACCACCGTGTCCTCGGGCGCCTCCACCATCCAGGGGCGCGTGGAGGAGACGTCCTCCTCCATGGAGCAGATGCTGGCCAGCCTGCGCGGCATCGCGGAGAACGTGGAGGTCCTCTACCAGAGCGCCGAGGAGAGCAGCTCCTCCATCATGGAGATGGCGGCCACCAACGACGAGGTGGCGGAGAACGTCCAGGCCATGGCCGCCAGCGTGGAGGAGACCACCAGCGCCATCGAGGAGATGACCTTCTCCATCAAGGAGGTCGCCAAGAACATCGACGAGCTGCGCGACTCCACCGAGGAGACGTCCACGTCCATCAGCCAGATGGACAGCTCCATCGGCCAGGTGGAGGCCAACGCCAACGAGACGGCGCGCCTGTCCGAGCAGGTGTCCGAGGACGCGCAGACGGGCGTGGAGGCCCTGCGCAAGACGATGCACGGCCTGGACCGCATCAAGGAGTCCACGCGCGGCGCCGCGGGCGTCATCGACAGCCTGGGCCGGCGCATCTCGGAGATCGGCAACATCCTCAACGTCATCGACGACGTGGCCGAGCAGACCAACCTGCTGGCGCTCAACGCCGCCATCATCGCCGCGCAGTCGGGCGAGCACGGCAAGGGCTTCGCGGTGGTGGCCGATGAAATCAAGGACCTGGCCGAGCGCACGGGCGCGTCCACCAAGGAGATCGCCGACCTCATCAGCCGGGTGCAGGACGAGAGCCGCAACGCGGTGCAGGTGATGAACCAGGGCGTGCGCAACGTGGAGGAGGGCGTGAACCTGGGCCGCGAGGCGGAGAGCACGCTGCGGAAGATCAACGACAGCGCGCAGAAGTCCACGCAGATGGTGAAGGCCATCGCCCGGGCCACGGTGGAGCAGTCCAAGGGCAGCAAGCAGGTGACGCAGGCCATCCACCGCATCTCCGAGACGGTGTTGATGATCTCCAAGGCCTCCAACGAGCAGGCCAAGGGCGGCGAGCAGATCATGAACAGCGCCGAGCGGATGAAGGCCATCACCGCCCACGTGCAGCGCAGCAGCCAGGAGCAGGCGCACGGCAGCAAGCAGATCACCCGCTCCATCGAGAACATCAACGAGATGGTCACCCACCTCAACCGCGCCCAGAAGGAGCAGACCAAGGGCAGCGAGCAGGTGCTCAAGGCGGTGGAGGCCATCAAGGGCGTGTCGGACCACCAGACGCGCTCGGTGAAGGCGCTGGAAGAGGCCATCGACAGCCTGCAGCGGCAGTCCGAGGTGCTTCGCGCCGAGATCCGGCGTTTCAAGGTGTGA
- a CDS encoding MFS transporter: MSSRAISERAVVFLIGAVQFVNILDFVMVMPLGPDFAAGLGISTSHVGTIGAAYTAAGCVAGVAGSYFLDRFDRRKALAVAMLGLVVSTAAGGFATGLTSLLMARAMAGLFGGPATSLSLSIIADLIPVERRGRAMGAVMGAFSVASVLGVPMALKVAGWSDWRMPFFLLAGLGLLLVAGAIFFLPPMRGHLERERTHVVGVRELFTRSDVLTSYSMTGLLNMAGFMVIPHLSGYVQNNLGQPREQVEAIYFAGGLVSFVTLRLAGKAVDRLGSFRVGTVGVVLFMCTIYVLFLHLPPGLPLMLLFPFFFLANGVRNVAYSTLTSRVPEQSIRARFMSFQSAVQHLGAAAGAFLSSQMLFDLPGGQLGGMNRVVGVSILLSLTLPVMFFLVERQVQARDRASAPSLAAGGPVAVGTGGAPRS; encoded by the coding sequence GTGAGCTCCCGTGCGATTTCCGAGCGCGCCGTCGTCTTCCTGATCGGCGCGGTCCAGTTCGTCAACATCCTCGACTTCGTGATGGTGATGCCGCTGGGCCCCGACTTCGCCGCGGGACTGGGCATCTCCACCAGCCATGTGGGCACCATCGGCGCGGCGTACACGGCGGCGGGGTGCGTGGCGGGAGTGGCGGGCAGCTACTTCCTGGACCGGTTCGACCGGCGCAAGGCGCTGGCGGTGGCCATGCTGGGCCTGGTGGTGAGCACGGCGGCGGGAGGTTTCGCCACGGGGCTGACGTCACTGCTGATGGCGCGGGCGATGGCGGGCCTGTTCGGTGGTCCGGCCACGTCGCTGTCGCTGTCCATCATCGCGGATCTCATCCCGGTGGAGCGGCGCGGGCGGGCCATGGGCGCGGTGATGGGGGCCTTCTCCGTGGCCTCGGTGCTGGGCGTCCCCATGGCGCTGAAGGTGGCGGGCTGGTCGGACTGGCGCATGCCCTTCTTCCTGTTGGCGGGACTGGGGCTGCTGCTGGTGGCTGGGGCCATCTTCTTCCTGCCGCCGATGCGCGGGCACCTGGAGCGCGAGCGGACCCACGTGGTGGGCGTGCGGGAGCTGTTCACCCGCTCGGACGTGCTCACCTCCTATTCGATGACGGGGCTGCTCAACATGGCGGGCTTCATGGTCATCCCCCACCTGTCGGGCTACGTGCAGAACAACCTGGGCCAGCCGCGTGAACAGGTCGAGGCCATCTACTTCGCCGGCGGCCTGGTGAGCTTCGTGACGCTGCGGCTGGCGGGCAAGGCGGTGGACCGGCTGGGCTCGTTCCGCGTGGGCACGGTGGGGGTGGTGTTGTTCATGTGCACCATCTACGTCCTGTTCCTCCACCTGCCGCCGGGTCTGCCGTTGATGCTCCTCTTCCCGTTCTTCTTCCTGGCCAATGGGGTGCGCAACGTGGCGTACAGCACGCTCACCTCGCGCGTGCCCGAGCAGTCCATCCGCGCGCGCTTCATGTCCTTCCAGTCGGCCGTGCAGCACCTGGGGGCCGCGGCCGGTGCTTTCTTGTCCTCCCAGATGTTGTTCGATCTGCCGGGTGGGCAATTGGGCGGGATGAACCGGGTGGTGGGGGTGTCCATCCTCCTGTCTCTTACACTGCCGGTGATGTTCTTCCTGGTGGAGCGCCAGGTGCAGGCACGCGACCGGGCGTCGGCCCCCTCGCTGGCCGCGGGGGGGCCCGTGGCGGTGGGAACCGGGGGCGCTCCCCGCTCCTGA
- a CDS encoding Sec-independent protein translocase subunit TatA/TatB: MFNIGAGELVFILVAALLVLGPQRLPEFARAIGKFVREFRRQTDEVRTVVEREFYKMDQEFQDEPRPQVPLATPAALPSPAPVPPSVIPAAPAEALATAATPAAEAPVAAVEPSPASSEPSAAGAEQPDALPRLEPIPGTVARNASKSG; this comes from the coding sequence ATGTTCAACATCGGCGCAGGCGAACTGGTCTTCATCCTGGTGGCGGCGTTGCTCGTGCTCGGGCCGCAGCGGCTGCCGGAGTTCGCGCGGGCCATCGGCAAGTTCGTGCGCGAGTTCCGCCGGCAGACCGATGAGGTCCGCACCGTGGTGGAGCGTGAGTTCTACAAGATGGACCAGGAGTTCCAGGACGAGCCGCGTCCCCAGGTCCCCCTGGCCACCCCGGCGGCCCTGCCCTCTCCGGCGCCCGTGCCGCCTTCCGTGATACCGGCCGCCCCCGCCGAGGCCCTGGCCACGGCCGCCACGCCGGCCGCCGAGGCGCCAGTCGCCGCGGTTGAACCTTCTCCTGCTTCTTCCGAGCCGTCGGCCGCCGGAGCCGAGCAGCCGGACGCCCTGCCGCGTCTGGAGCCCATCCCGGGCACGGTGGCGCGCAACGCCTCCAAGAGCGGCTAG
- the tatC gene encoding twin-arginine translocase subunit TatC: protein MSLAEHLTELRSRLLKCVVAVFVLGAAAMVFAKPIFGLLMKPVLDALPPEGRALVYTSGIEEINVLMKVGVYCGIFLTTPVILTQIWGFVSPGLYPEERKYAGPFVFMGTLAFLLGALFCYFAVLPSMFRFLLNDEQGLAISQRLDVARLRADDAVRFLRIGDAERAGKLAQEASATLKAEGEGKLGEANRPPAESVELEARLDGLGRLLDAAADGFGVAARSVLRQSVEKRSEAVEAYAKENYAASAKAMDEAASLLAGAAPTRAEELAGLWRLEKELALGKARYVAASWTRPMLTMNEQLSLVLLLILSFGVIFELPLVMALLGVVGVVKASWLMKYQRHAFVVCLISAAILTPTGDVVNLSLMAGPMLLCYEMGVLAVWLIERRRSKQEAQTGITPT, encoded by the coding sequence ATGAGTCTGGCGGAGCACCTGACGGAGCTCCGCTCCCGCCTGCTCAAGTGCGTGGTGGCGGTGTTCGTGCTGGGCGCCGCGGCGATGGTGTTTGCCAAGCCCATCTTCGGCCTCCTGATGAAGCCGGTGCTGGACGCGCTGCCGCCCGAGGGGCGCGCGCTCGTCTACACGTCGGGCATCGAGGAGATCAACGTCCTGATGAAGGTGGGCGTCTACTGCGGCATCTTCCTGACGACGCCCGTCATCCTCACGCAGATCTGGGGTTTCGTGTCGCCGGGGCTCTACCCGGAGGAGCGCAAGTACGCGGGGCCCTTCGTGTTCATGGGCACGCTGGCGTTCCTGCTGGGAGCGCTCTTCTGCTACTTCGCGGTGCTGCCCTCGATGTTCAGGTTCCTCCTCAACGACGAGCAGGGCCTGGCCATCTCCCAGCGGCTGGACGTGGCGAGGCTGCGCGCGGACGACGCGGTGCGCTTCCTGCGGATCGGTGACGCGGAGCGGGCGGGGAAGCTGGCGCAGGAGGCGAGCGCGACGCTGAAGGCGGAAGGGGAGGGGAAGCTGGGCGAGGCCAACCGGCCGCCCGCGGAGAGCGTGGAGTTGGAGGCGCGGCTGGACGGGCTGGGGCGGCTGCTGGACGCGGCGGCGGACGGCTTCGGGGTGGCGGCGCGCAGCGTGCTGCGGCAGTCGGTGGAGAAGCGCTCGGAGGCGGTGGAGGCGTACGCGAAGGAGAACTACGCCGCGTCGGCGAAGGCGATGGACGAGGCGGCGAGCCTGCTGGCCGGGGCGGCCCCCACGCGCGCCGAGGAGCTGGCGGGGTTGTGGAGGCTGGAGAAGGAGCTGGCGCTGGGCAAGGCGCGCTACGTGGCGGCGTCGTGGACGCGGCCGATGCTGACGATGAACGAGCAGCTCTCGTTGGTGTTGCTGCTCATCCTGTCCTTCGGCGTCATCTTCGAGCTGCCGCTGGTGATGGCGCTGCTGGGCGTGGTGGGCGTCGTGAAGGCGAGCTGGCTGATGAAGTACCAGCGGCATGCGTTCGTGGTGTGCCTCATCTCGGCGGCGATCCTCACGCCCACGGGTGACGTGGTGAACCTGTCGCTGATGGCGGGTCCGATGCTGCTCTGCTACGAGATGGGCGTGCTGGCGGTGTGGCTGATCGAGCGCAGGCGGTCGAAGCAGGAAGCTCAGACGGGCATCACCCCGACGTGA
- a CDS encoding potassium channel family protein, which produces MDTPRRRLAMNLRYLGALLRRFRTTVLMAVLLFGCMPLLYHWRHVGPDGHPVSLGKALRHVYFLLYGQPSLDVDDTLLMVLDMVIPPVGIAVLVDGVVRFAYLFFARHRQDKEWFEVIAETFKGHVVVCGAGRVGYRVVTQLRALGKDVVVVEKREEAAFVSVLRDEQVPLLIDDIRSPQCLPRTNVKKAAAIVCATDDDLANLNIALDARRMNPDIRVVIRLFDDDLVAKVRDTFKAEALSSSSLAAPAMALAALDPRIIHSFRIGSHLMVVSVFEARDGLPGMTISEVRDRFGGLTLSMRRRGSRDEFLHPNGDTRIEVGDALTLQAEYKDYRQLRAFTMEADAPVFAHRAEFSS; this is translated from the coding sequence ATGGACACCCCCCGCCGCCGCCTGGCGATGAACCTGCGCTACCTTGGTGCGCTGCTGCGTCGCTTCCGCACCACGGTGCTCATGGCGGTGTTGCTCTTCGGCTGCATGCCCCTGCTGTACCACTGGCGCCATGTAGGGCCGGACGGGCACCCGGTGAGCCTGGGCAAGGCGCTGCGCCACGTCTACTTCCTGCTCTACGGGCAGCCCTCGCTGGACGTGGATGACACGCTGTTGATGGTCCTCGACATGGTCATCCCGCCGGTGGGCATCGCGGTGCTCGTCGACGGCGTGGTGCGCTTCGCCTATCTCTTCTTCGCCAGGCACCGGCAGGACAAGGAGTGGTTCGAGGTGATCGCCGAGACATTCAAGGGGCACGTGGTGGTGTGTGGCGCGGGCAGGGTGGGGTACCGGGTGGTGACGCAGCTGCGCGCGCTCGGCAAGGACGTGGTGGTGGTGGAGAAGCGCGAGGAGGCGGCGTTCGTCTCGGTGCTGCGCGACGAGCAGGTGCCCCTGCTCATCGACGACATCCGCAGCCCCCAGTGTCTGCCTCGCACCAACGTGAAGAAGGCCGCGGCCATCGTCTGCGCCACGGACGACGACCTGGCCAACCTGAACATCGCCCTGGACGCCCGGCGGATGAACCCGGACATCCGCGTGGTCATCCGCCTCTTCGACGACGACCTGGTGGCCAAGGTGCGCGACACCTTCAAGGCCGAGGCGCTCAGCAGCTCCTCGCTGGCCGCCCCCGCCATGGCGCTCGCGGCGTTGGATCCGCGCATCATCCACTCGTTCCGCATCGGCTCCCACCTGATGGTGGTGTCCGTCTTCGAGGCGCGTGACGGGTTGCCGGGAATGACCATCTCGGAGGTGCGCGACCGCTTCGGAGGGTTGACACTGTCCATGCGCCGGCGCGGCAGCCGCGATGAGTTCCTCCACCCCAATGGCGACACCCGCATCGAGGTGGGGGACGCGCTGACCCTCCAGGCCGAGTACAAGGACTACCGGCAGCTCCGCGCCTTCACCATGGAAGCGGACGCCCCCGTCTTCGCCCATCGCGCCGAGTTCTCGTCCTGA
- a CDS encoding Uma2 family endonuclease — MGQHAKESGDAFPRAPTQEEWEAMGPEERARVVESLPGEVTWDEMAMPEGDRHFRAKVETLDVLEGYFTHQRRKVYLGAELPVYYPGERRFAPDLLAVLDAEQHDRDKWVVSHEGKGLDWVLEVHVGGDRKKDAEYNVERYARLGIPEYFIYDRSRQRLEAYRLATPEARQYVRMEAKQGRYVSEVLGLEFEVTGDTLRLWAGNALLLESAEMLARLREKLEEVQQRADEEARMRHEEAQRREEAERRLAELQAEVERLRQHGR; from the coding sequence ATGGGACAGCACGCGAAAGAGAGTGGAGACGCCTTCCCCCGGGCGCCGACGCAGGAAGAGTGGGAGGCGATGGGACCGGAGGAGAGGGCCCGGGTGGTGGAGTCACTGCCCGGGGAGGTGACGTGGGACGAGATGGCCATGCCGGAGGGAGACAGACACTTCCGGGCCAAGGTGGAGACGCTGGACGTGCTCGAGGGCTACTTCACGCACCAGCGGCGCAAGGTGTACCTGGGAGCGGAGCTGCCCGTGTACTACCCGGGGGAGCGGCGCTTCGCGCCGGACCTGCTGGCGGTGCTGGATGCGGAGCAGCACGATCGGGACAAGTGGGTGGTGAGCCACGAGGGGAAGGGGCTGGACTGGGTGTTGGAGGTGCACGTGGGCGGCGACCGGAAGAAGGACGCCGAGTACAACGTGGAGCGCTACGCCCGGCTGGGCATCCCCGAGTACTTCATCTACGACCGCTCGAGACAGCGGCTGGAGGCGTACCGGCTGGCCACGCCCGAGGCGAGGCAGTACGTGCGGATGGAGGCGAAGCAGGGCCGGTACGTGTCGGAGGTGCTAGGGCTGGAGTTCGAGGTGACGGGGGACACGCTGCGGCTGTGGGCGGGCAACGCGCTGCTGCTGGAGTCGGCAGAGATGCTGGCGCGGCTGCGGGAGAAGTTGGAGGAGGTGCAGCAGAGAGCCGACGAGGAGGCACGGATGCGCCACGAGGAGGCGCAACGCCGGGAGGAGGCGGAGCGGCGCCTGGCGGAGCTACAGGCCGAAGTGGAGCGCCTCCGGCAACACGGAAGGTGA
- a CDS encoding homoserine O-acetyltransferase family protein — protein MSTPSRVFDLPLPDLPLEAGARVTSHIARGWWWGPEQDLPWLRARAHVLPEQTVRENALRVVRRTKEEQGQLTAARHRNESRRPDSTVPTVLLVHALTGDMRAGDEGGWWEPVIGPGRALDPERVRLLCFNNLGSCYGSSGPADEGFPSRAEDRGAEGDEGTHECHLPATLTPWDQARAILQALDALGIERVSLATGGSLGGMILLCLAALAPERFERICPIAAAEVASTWVVGWNHVARQALLLDPGFPEAPVRGLEVARQLAMLTYRAEPGLESRQGRHLPRPGETKARGWSPRALYPIQSYLEHQGEKLRERFDAKSYLALLGAMDHHDLSRTPRGDAGGTWGVSRIRASALCVGIDRDQLFYPEHMEKLTERLRALGRHAEYAELSSPHGHDGFLIEWEPLEELLRRALALPPAGGDPLPRRGAGGEEPVAGVLAEALDVARGAQARVTR, from the coding sequence ATGTCCACACCGTCCCGAGTCTTCGATCTCCCGCTTCCCGACCTGCCGCTCGAAGCAGGAGCGCGAGTCACATCCCACATCGCGCGAGGCTGGTGGTGGGGACCGGAGCAGGATCTGCCGTGGCTGCGAGCCCGAGCCCACGTGCTCCCAGAACAAACCGTGCGCGAGAACGCGCTGCGAGTCGTCCGCCGGACGAAGGAGGAACAGGGCCAACTCACCGCGGCCCGGCACCGAAACGAGTCCAGGCGCCCCGACAGCACCGTGCCCACGGTGCTGCTGGTGCACGCGCTCACGGGAGACATGCGAGCGGGAGACGAGGGGGGCTGGTGGGAGCCGGTCATCGGCCCGGGCCGGGCGCTGGACCCGGAGCGGGTGCGACTGCTGTGCTTCAACAACCTGGGCTCCTGTTACGGGAGCTCGGGCCCGGCGGACGAGGGCTTCCCGTCGCGAGCGGAGGACCGAGGAGCGGAGGGAGACGAGGGAACCCACGAGTGCCACCTGCCGGCCACCCTCACACCGTGGGACCAGGCGCGGGCCATCCTGCAGGCACTGGACGCGCTGGGAATCGAGCGGGTGTCGCTGGCCACGGGAGGCTCGTTGGGAGGGATGATCCTCCTGTGCCTGGCGGCGCTGGCGCCGGAGCGCTTCGAGCGCATCTGTCCCATCGCGGCGGCCGAGGTGGCGAGCACATGGGTGGTGGGGTGGAACCACGTGGCGAGGCAGGCGCTGCTGCTGGACCCTGGCTTCCCGGAGGCGCCCGTGAGGGGACTGGAGGTGGCGAGGCAGCTCGCCATGCTCACGTACCGCGCGGAGCCGGGCCTGGAGTCACGCCAGGGGAGGCACCTGCCCCGGCCGGGAGAGACGAAGGCGCGCGGCTGGTCGCCCCGAGCGCTCTATCCCATCCAGAGCTACCTGGAGCACCAGGGCGAGAAGCTGCGAGAGCGCTTCGACGCGAAATCCTACCTGGCGCTGCTGGGGGCGATGGACCACCACGACCTCTCGCGTACACCACGGGGTGACGCGGGCGGAACGTGGGGCGTGTCGCGCATCCGGGCGAGCGCGCTGTGCGTGGGCATCGACCGGGACCAGCTCTTCTACCCCGAGCACATGGAGAAGCTGACCGAACGCCTGCGCGCCCTGGGGCGCCACGCGGAGTACGCGGAGCTCTCCAGTCCCCACGGACATGACGGCTTCCTCATCGAGTGGGAGCCGCTGGAGGAGCTGCTGCGGCGCGCGCTGGCCCTGCCCCCCGCGGGAGGCGACCCACTGCCCCGGCGGGGAGCGGGAGGCGAGGAGCCGGTGGCGGGCGTGCTCGCCGAAGCCCTCGATGTGGCTCGCGGCGCACAGGCCCGGGTGACGCGGTAG
- a CDS encoding O-acetylhomoserine aminocarboxypropyltransferase/cysteine synthase family protein, producing MSTNPSQSQHFETLALHAGYEPDPTTGARAVPIYQTTSYRFRNAQHAADLFALKEPGNIYTRIMNPTTDVFEKRIAALEGGVGALAVASGQAAQTLALLNILKAGDEFVSATSLYGGTYNLFKVTLPRLGIHARFVDANKPDEVRAAIGPKTKALYIEAIGNPRLDVPDFEALGAVAREAGIPLIVDNTALSPALFNPLRHGANIVVHSATKYIGGHGTSIGGVIVDGGNFPWNNGRFPEFTEPNPSYHGLRLHEALGPAAFIGKARLEGLRDLGPSLSPFNAHAFILGLETLTLRVQRHSENALTVAKWLKKHPKVEWVRYPGLEEDPSFANAKKYLRNGAGGLVTFGVRGGVDAGRRLIDGVKLWSLLANIGDTRSLIIHPASTTHQQLTPEERLSTGVTDGLVRLSVGLEHIDDILADLEQALSQS from the coding sequence ATGAGCACGAATCCGTCGCAGTCGCAGCACTTCGAGACCCTGGCCCTGCACGCTGGCTACGAGCCCGACCCCACCACGGGGGCGCGGGCGGTGCCCATCTACCAGACGACGAGCTACCGCTTCCGCAACGCGCAGCACGCGGCGGACCTGTTCGCGCTGAAGGAGCCGGGCAACATCTACACGCGCATCATGAACCCCACGACGGACGTCTTCGAGAAGCGCATCGCGGCGCTCGAGGGCGGAGTGGGAGCACTGGCGGTGGCATCGGGGCAGGCGGCGCAGACGCTGGCGCTGTTGAACATCCTGAAGGCGGGAGACGAGTTCGTCTCGGCCACGAGCCTGTATGGAGGGACGTACAACCTCTTCAAGGTGACGCTGCCGAGGCTGGGCATCCACGCGCGGTTCGTGGACGCGAACAAGCCGGACGAGGTGCGCGCGGCGATCGGGCCGAAGACGAAGGCGCTCTACATCGAGGCGATCGGCAACCCGCGCCTGGACGTGCCGGACTTCGAGGCGCTGGGGGCGGTGGCGCGCGAGGCGGGAATTCCACTCATCGTGGACAACACGGCGCTGAGCCCGGCGCTGTTCAATCCGCTGCGCCACGGGGCGAACATCGTGGTGCACAGCGCGACGAAGTACATCGGCGGCCACGGCACCTCGATTGGAGGCGTCATCGTGGACGGCGGCAACTTCCCCTGGAACAACGGCCGCTTCCCGGAGTTCACCGAGCCCAATCCGAGCTATCACGGGCTGAGGTTGCACGAGGCGCTGGGCCCGGCGGCGTTCATCGGCAAGGCGCGGCTCGAGGGACTGAGGGACCTGGGTCCATCGCTGAGCCCATTCAACGCGCACGCCTTCATCCTGGGGCTGGAGACACTGACGCTGCGCGTGCAGCGGCACTCGGAGAACGCGCTGACGGTGGCGAAGTGGCTGAAGAAGCACCCGAAGGTGGAGTGGGTGCGCTACCCGGGGTTGGAGGAGGACCCATCGTTCGCGAACGCGAAGAAGTACCTGCGCAACGGGGCGGGAGGGCTGGTGACGTTCGGGGTACGCGGAGGGGTGGATGCGGGCCGGAGGCTCATCGATGGCGTGAAACTGTGGAGCCTGCTGGCGAACATCGGAGACACGCGGTCGCTGATCATCCACCCGGCGAGCACGACGCATCAGCAGCTGACGCCGGAGGAGAGGCTGAGCACGGGAGTCACGGACGGGTTGGTGAGGCTGTCGGTGGGACTCGAGCACATCGACGACATCCTGGCGGACCTGGAGCAGGCGCTCTCGCAGTCCTGA